One Podarcis raffonei isolate rPodRaf1 chromosome 3, rPodRaf1.pri, whole genome shotgun sequence genomic region harbors:
- the KLHL32 gene encoding kelch-like protein 32 isoform X5, producing the protein MPSEVCLSFQDMLTGQRLCQSSSHNDAVLAALNQQRSDGILCDITLIAEEQKFHAHKAVLAACSDYFRAMFSLCMVESGADEVNLHGITSIGLKQALDFAYTGQVLLEPGVIQDVLAAGSHLQLLEMLSLCSHYLIQELNSFNYLDLYKLADLFNLTLLEKAVVDFLVKHLSELQKNHPEEVLTLPYCLIREVLKSDRLTSLSEEQIWQEE; encoded by the exons ATGCCGTCTGAGGTGTGCCTCAG TTTTCAAGATATGCTGACTGGCCAGAGGCTTTGCCAGTCTAGTTCTCATAATGATGCTGTCTTGGCTGCTCTGAACCAGCAAAGAAGTGATGGGATCCTCTGTGATATAACTCTTATAGCGGAAGAGCAGAAATTCCATGCCCACAAGGCAGTCCTAGCAGCTTGCAGTGACTACTTCAGA gcGATGTTCAGCCTTTGTATGGTTGAAAGTGGCGCAGATGAGGTGAATTTACATGGCATCACAAGCATAGGTTTAAAGCAAGCTCTGGACTTCGCATACACTGGACAG GTACTCTTGGAACCAGGTGTGATTCAAGATGTGCTTGCTGCAGGGAGCCATCTGCAGCTGCTGGAAATGCTTAGTTTATGTTCTCACTATCTTATCCAG GAGTTAAATAGCTTTAATTACTTGGACCTATATAAACTTGCTGACCTATTTAACCTCACTTTACTGGAAAAAGCGGTGGTTGACTTCTTGGTAAAACACCTATCTGAGCTACAGAAGAACCACCCAGAAGAAGTCCTGACGCTACCATACTGCCTCATCCGAGAGGTCTTGAAGAGTGACCGACTCACGTCACTGAGCGAAGAACAAATTTGGCAG
- the KLHL32 gene encoding kelch-like protein 32 isoform X4, with protein sequence MPSEVCLSFQDMLTGQRLCQSSSHNDAVLAALNQQRSDGILCDITLIAEEQKFHAHKAVLAACSDYFRAMFSLCMVESGADEVNLHGITSIGLKQALDFAYTGQVLLEPGVIQDVLAAGSHLQLLEMLSLCSHYLIQELNSFNYLDLYKLADLFNLTLLEKAVVDFLVKHLSELQKNHPEEVLTLPYCLIREVLKSDRLTSLSEEQIWQFAKKVNLGIRRMFNGRLLATLS encoded by the exons ATGCCGTCTGAGGTGTGCCTCAG TTTTCAAGATATGCTGACTGGCCAGAGGCTTTGCCAGTCTAGTTCTCATAATGATGCTGTCTTGGCTGCTCTGAACCAGCAAAGAAGTGATGGGATCCTCTGTGATATAACTCTTATAGCGGAAGAGCAGAAATTCCATGCCCACAAGGCAGTCCTAGCAGCTTGCAGTGACTACTTCAGA gcGATGTTCAGCCTTTGTATGGTTGAAAGTGGCGCAGATGAGGTGAATTTACATGGCATCACAAGCATAGGTTTAAAGCAAGCTCTGGACTTCGCATACACTGGACAG GTACTCTTGGAACCAGGTGTGATTCAAGATGTGCTTGCTGCAGGGAGCCATCTGCAGCTGCTGGAAATGCTTAGTTTATGTTCTCACTATCTTATCCAG GAGTTAAATAGCTTTAATTACTTGGACCTATATAAACTTGCTGACCTATTTAACCTCACTTTACTGGAAAAAGCGGTGGTTGACTTCTTGGTAAAACACCTATCTGAGCTACAGAAGAACCACCCAGAAGAAGTCCTGACGCTACCATACTGCCTCATCCGAGAGGTCTTGAAGAGTGACCGACTCACGTCACTGAGCGAAGAACAAATTTGGCAG